In Methanonatronarchaeum sp. AMET-Sl, one genomic interval encodes:
- a CDS encoding ABC transporter substrate-binding protein, giving the protein MAAVVTVGGCLNPGFGNRDTVTITDQIGREVEVPEDVEKVVAVGSGALRLISYMLATDLVVGVEEFEILDDKKPYIMANQELQDLPNIGPQHGGDAEKIIGVNPDLVFASEEYDGDTDTLASKTGIPVIELKYGEIVERDRDTFYEALEIIGTVLGKEKRASEFKNCLERYLSDLKNRVGDIEEVPRLYVGGIGQRGIQGLTSTITGYPSLELIGFENMGGKLKDSVTGEHVYIDREDLVEYQPELIYIDAAGLEVAKEDLSKKEFKNLPAVKNGEVYSLLPYNYYNTQFENVLINSYLLGKHLVPDSFKDIDLEEIADDIYVDFLGEAIFRNMQDEFRGFEKIEI; this is encoded by the coding sequence GTGGCGGCTGTTGTTACAGTTGGTGGTTGTTTGAATCCAGGTTTTGGTAATAGAGATACAGTAACGATTACCGATCAGATTGGTAGAGAAGTTGAGGTTCCTGAAGATGTTGAAAAGGTTGTTGCTGTAGGTTCCGGTGCTCTAAGACTCATCTCTTATATGCTGGCAACTGATTTGGTTGTTGGGGTTGAAGAATTTGAGATATTGGATGATAAAAAACCGTATATCATGGCTAATCAAGAGCTACAAGACCTCCCCAACATCGGTCCACAACACGGAGGTGATGCAGAGAAAATAATTGGTGTTAATCCTGATTTGGTTTTTGCATCTGAGGAATATGATGGTGATACTGATACTCTTGCTAGTAAAACTGGAATTCCTGTTATTGAACTTAAATATGGTGAAATAGTTGAAAGGGATCGAGATACTTTCTATGAAGCTCTTGAGATTATAGGTACTGTTTTGGGTAAAGAAAAAAGAGCCTCTGAGTTTAAGAACTGCCTTGAAAGATATCTCTCTGACTTAAAAAACAGGGTTGGAGATATTGAGGAAGTTCCTCGACTCTATGTGGGTGGTATCGGTCAACGTGGTATACAGGGATTGACTTCAACTATAACTGGTTATCCTTCACTTGAGTTAATTGGCTTTGAAAATATGGGTGGTAAGTTAAAGGACTCCGTTACTGGTGAACATGTTTATATTGATAGGGAAGACCTGGTGGAGTATCAACCTGAACTTATCTACATTGATGCAGCTGGTTTGGAAGTAGCTAAAGAGGATTTGAGTAAAAAAGAGTTTAAGAATTTGCCTGCCGTTAAGAATGGTGAAGTTTACAGTTTGTTGCCTTATAATTATTATAACACTCAATTTGAAAACGTTTTAATTAATTCATATCTCCTTGGAAAGCACTTAGTACCTGATTCTTTCAAAGATATCGACCTCGAAGAAATTGCTGATGATATATACGTTGATTTCTTAGGTGAAGCTATTTTCAGAAATATGCAGGATGAGTTTAGGGGGTTTGAGAAAATTGAGATATAA
- a CDS encoding FmdE family protein yields the protein MKQKEIGKIEYQNTTNHKITLKEDFELNPEIGNEILLSYQETEKKTNELTKAMIIDIKDNEITIKLDEKIPKAEILDLKIPENSASIHHPRQKINKSIEEKNLHKLVLEAAKIHGHICPMIVLGIKVGADGIKKLNLRHEGMEDTLVLTETNSCFSDGIQTSTGCTFGNNALIYRDYGKTAVTIIKRNEKAIRYHYNQYNYIEKNYPDTYNLFEKVVKNREGTPEEQKQLQKKWTEIALDLLDTPLKEMFKIKTTNSTKHLNLPKKAPIFKDRYCSDCGEKIMAPKAIKENKEHKCIPCSNKNYLQLDGSGLKEINQKNNNTTKNKPP from the coding sequence ATGAAGCAAAAAGAAATTGGAAAAATAGAGTACCAAAACACAACTAACCACAAAATCACTCTCAAAGAAGACTTTGAATTAAACCCCGAAATTGGAAACGAAATACTATTAAGCTATCAAGAAACAGAGAAAAAAACAAATGAATTAACAAAAGCTATGATAATAGACATAAAAGACAACGAGATAACAATAAAACTAGATGAAAAAATACCTAAAGCAGAAATACTAGACCTCAAAATCCCAGAAAACTCAGCCTCAATACATCATCCAAGACAAAAAATCAATAAATCAATCGAAGAAAAAAACCTACATAAACTGGTTCTCGAAGCCGCTAAAATACATGGACACATCTGCCCAATGATAGTCCTTGGAATAAAAGTAGGAGCAGACGGGATAAAGAAACTTAACCTACGCCACGAAGGTATGGAAGACACATTAGTTTTAACAGAAACAAATAGTTGTTTCAGTGATGGAATACAAACATCAACCGGATGTACATTCGGAAACAACGCATTAATATACAGAGATTATGGAAAAACAGCCGTCACAATAATAAAAAGAAATGAAAAAGCAATAAGATATCACTACAATCAATACAACTACATAGAAAAAAACTATCCCGACACCTACAACCTATTTGAAAAAGTAGTTAAGAACAGAGAAGGCACACCAGAAGAACAAAAACAACTACAGAAAAAATGGACAGAAATAGCTTTAGACCTCCTCGATACACCACTTAAAGAAATGTTCAAAATAAAAACAACCAATTCAACCAAACACCTAAACCTACCCAAAAAAGCCCCAATCTTCAAAGACAGATACTGCAGTGATTGTGGAGAAAAAATAATGGCACCAAAAGCAATCAAGGAAAACAAAGAACACAAATGCATACCCTGTTCAAACAAAAACTACCTACAACTAGATGGATCAGGACTTAAAGAAATCAACCAAAAAAACAATAATACAACCAAAAACAAACCACCATAA
- a CDS encoding iron ABC transporter permease — MALETKNQIKGYKKEIKKKITFGIIITILLILSFIASVSHGSVQIPIIELIQTLTGSGTNEMYHNIIWNIRLPQASTAFIAGAGLGIAGAVMQNILKNPLGAPYTLGISQAAAFGAALAIMIFGVGGLDIPINSRYSMALSAFIMSILTAGIIVAIAKYKGATPETMVLTGIALGSLFSAGISVFQYIADDEQLASIVYWTFGDVGRTGWNEVTIMLVGTALPTIYFISKAWDYNILSAGDETAKSLGVNAGRLRMEGMFLASLVTAVAVAFVGIIGFVGLVVPHIIRRVIGGDERFLLPYTIIGGGLLVLVADIVARNAFEIVTLPVGILTAFIGAPLFIYLVLVGREHW, encoded by the coding sequence ATGGCGTTGGAAACAAAAAACCAGATAAAAGGATACAAAAAAGAGATAAAAAAGAAGATAACATTCGGCATAATAATCACAATTCTTTTAATACTCTCATTCATCGCAAGCGTAAGCCATGGATCAGTTCAAATACCAATAATAGAATTAATCCAAACACTAACAGGGTCCGGTACAAACGAAATGTACCACAATATAATATGGAACATAAGACTCCCACAAGCATCCACAGCATTTATAGCAGGTGCTGGACTCGGAATAGCTGGCGCTGTCATGCAAAACATACTCAAAAACCCCTTAGGAGCACCATACACACTTGGGATATCACAGGCAGCAGCATTCGGAGCAGCCCTAGCTATAATGATATTCGGAGTTGGGGGCCTCGATATACCGATCAACAGCAGATACTCAATGGCGCTCTCAGCCTTTATTATGTCAATATTAACAGCAGGAATAATCGTCGCAATAGCCAAATACAAGGGAGCAACCCCAGAGACAATGGTGCTCACAGGAATAGCGTTAGGCTCCCTCTTCTCAGCCGGAATATCGGTATTCCAATACATAGCAGATGACGAACAACTAGCATCAATAGTATACTGGACATTTGGAGACGTAGGCAGAACAGGTTGGAACGAAGTAACCATAATGTTAGTAGGAACGGCCTTACCAACAATATACTTTATATCAAAAGCGTGGGACTACAATATACTGTCAGCTGGTGACGAAACAGCAAAAAGCCTTGGAGTAAACGCAGGACGACTAAGAATGGAGGGCATGTTCCTAGCATCCCTAGTAACAGCAGTAGCAGTTGCATTCGTCGGGATAATCGGTTTTGTAGGGCTAGTAGTACCACACATAATAAGAAGAGTGATAGGAGGAGATGAAAGATTCCTACTGCCATATACAATAATAGGTGGGGGACTACTCGTATTAGTGGCAGACATAGTAGCAAGAAACGCTTTTGAAATAGTTACATTACCAGTAGGAATACTAACCGCCTTCATAGGCGCTCCATTATTCATATACCTAGTTTTAGTAGGGAGGGAACATTGGTGA
- a CDS encoding Mov34/MPN/PAD-1 family protein, with amino-acid sequence MPNEMIGLLRAEDGVINDVVFAPGTVTSEVSAMVRIDQLPVGLKTVGSVHSHPSGNPTPSGADREMFSKKGKCHIITTNPFEMDDWVAYNKKSEPIELDVVELSSKKDKLWEEELERIKREL; translated from the coding sequence ATGCCCAACGAGATGATAGGGCTATTAAGAGCTGAAGATGGCGTTATAAATGACGTTGTCTTTGCACCAGGGACAGTCACATCTGAAGTCAGTGCGATGGTTAGGATAGATCAACTTCCAGTGGGACTTAAAACGGTGGGGTCAGTACACAGCCATCCTTCAGGTAACCCAACACCATCTGGGGCAGACCGAGAAATGTTTTCTAAAAAAGGAAAATGCCACATCATAACCACAAATCCCTTCGAAATGGATGATTGGGTTGCATACAACAAAAAATCCGAGCCAATAGAACTAGACGTCGTAGAACTAAGCTCTAAAAAAGACAAGTTATGGGAAGAAGAACTTGAAAGAATAAAGAGAGAACTCTAG
- a CDS encoding FAD synthase — protein MRVMASGTFDIIHPGHLFYLEESKKLGEELVVVVARETNLSKKPVVPGSQRRRVLEGLKPVDQAVLGDELDIYKTVEKINPDILSIGPDQHWEIPELEKELKNHGFNIDVVKIDSYMECDLCSSRDIIKKIQTRNK, from the coding sequence ATGAGAGTAATGGCTTCAGGCACATTTGACATAATACATCCGGGACACCTATTCTATCTAGAGGAATCAAAAAAACTAGGTGAAGAGTTAGTTGTAGTTGTAGCGAGAGAAACAAACTTAAGTAAAAAACCCGTAGTTCCTGGAAGCCAGAGACGTAGAGTTCTAGAAGGATTGAAACCAGTTGACCAAGCTGTTTTAGGCGATGAACTCGATATCTATAAAACCGTTGAAAAAATAAACCCAGATATACTATCTATAGGGCCAGACCAACATTGGGAAATACCTGAACTTGAGAAAGAATTAAAGAACCATGGATTCAACATTGACGTTGTAAAAATCGATAGTTACATGGAATGTGATTTATGCAGCAGTCGAGATATAATAAAGAAAATACAGACAAGAAATAAATAA
- a CDS encoding ABC transporter ATP-binding protein produces the protein MKLKVKGIEFSYSSRRILNNVDLKLKEGEILSLIGPNGSGKTTLLKCINRILKPQYGVMMLNGEDIQKMTRKNIAKNIGYVPQTEKNTFPTTVFDTILMGRKPHTNNWGPKEKDLEIVSEIIETLNIEDLSMKKTNELSGGQRQKVMIGRALAQEAEVLILDEPTSNLDLKHQLEVLQLINKQKEKGTSAIMAIHDLNQAKRFSDKLIMLKNGEIHSAGDPTILNRRNIREVYGVKVNINKNNGHEWIYPVESI, from the coding sequence GTGAAATTAAAAGTAAAAGGTATCGAATTTAGTTACAGCAGTAGAAGGATACTGAACAACGTAGACCTTAAACTCAAAGAAGGAGAGATACTAAGCCTTATAGGTCCAAATGGATCTGGAAAAACAACACTACTCAAATGTATAAACAGAATATTAAAACCCCAATACGGAGTAATGATGTTGAACGGCGAAGACATACAGAAAATGACAAGGAAAAACATAGCTAAAAACATTGGGTATGTACCACAAACGGAAAAAAATACATTCCCAACAACAGTATTCGACACAATACTCATGGGAAGAAAACCACACACAAACAATTGGGGGCCAAAAGAAAAAGACCTCGAAATCGTATCCGAAATCATCGAAACATTGAACATCGAAGACCTAAGCATGAAAAAAACCAACGAATTAAGTGGAGGGCAAAGACAAAAAGTAATGATCGGTCGTGCATTAGCACAAGAAGCAGAAGTACTGATACTAGACGAACCAACATCAAACCTCGACCTCAAACACCAACTAGAAGTGCTTCAACTAATAAATAAACAAAAAGAAAAAGGAACATCAGCAATAATGGCAATACACGACCTTAATCAAGCTAAAAGATTCAGTGATAAATTAATAATGCTAAAAAACGGTGAAATACATTCAGCAGGCGATCCAACAATCTTAAACCGCAGAAACATAAGAGAAGTCTACGGAGTGAAAGTAAACATAAATAAAAATAACGGACATGAATGGATATATCCAGTTGAATCAATATAA